The Latilactobacillus sakei subsp. sakei DSM 20017 = JCM 1157 genome includes a window with the following:
- a CDS encoding helix-turn-helix transcriptional regulator, producing MIQNRIKVLRAERNWTQADLAERTGISRQAVISIEKYKYTPSLELAFKIAQVFGVEITTVFSPEEDSK from the coding sequence GTGATTCAAAATCGCATTAAAGTCTTACGCGCTGAGCGCAACTGGACCCAGGCTGACCTCGCCGAACGAACCGGCATTTCCAGGCAAGCCGTGATTTCAATCGAAAAGTATAAATATACACCCTCATTAGAACTCGCTTTTAAGATTGCGCAGGTCTTTGGGGTCGAAATAACAACTGTCTTTTCACCAGAGGAGGATTCAAAATGA
- a CDS encoding glycoside hydrolase family 88 protein, whose amino-acid sequence MDIKESNENDLQHIWAQVQQKLKITSQRIGSTIPYIAIDHRYTDVGSTHITWWTNGFWAGLLWQMYHATQDQQYLEIARAIEKKLDVALAQEDRLDHDVGFMWLNAAVADYKITNDPEAKTRGLKAAQILAGRYQSTGRYLLAWNGVDKKGQVIVDCFMNLPLLYWASETFNKPEFAEIATNHAYTATKALVRADGSVNHIAVFEPQTGELLKTLGGQGYGEGSAWSRGQAWGIYGLALAYRNTHDSYFLTQAKLVANAFIANVALSGYVSHIDFRSPEEPVYWDTTATAIAICGLLELSQYLPTDQQHLYRASALKMFWALTERFCNFNPEEDELLTGGSAKYHRASDREVPIIYGDTFYIEALLRLLALNLTIY is encoded by the coding sequence ATGGACATTAAGGAATCTAATGAAAATGATTTACAGCATATCTGGGCGCAAGTACAACAGAAATTGAAGATAACAAGTCAAAGGATAGGAAGTACTATTCCTTATATCGCGATTGACCACAGATACACTGATGTTGGTAGTACGCATATCACTTGGTGGACAAACGGTTTTTGGGCAGGGTTGTTATGGCAAATGTATCATGCGACACAGGATCAACAATACTTAGAAATTGCACGAGCGATTGAAAAAAAGTTAGATGTTGCATTAGCGCAAGAAGACCGACTGGATCATGATGTTGGTTTTATGTGGTTAAATGCTGCAGTAGCAGATTATAAAATAACTAACGACCCAGAAGCTAAAACTCGCGGACTAAAGGCTGCTCAAATATTGGCAGGACGTTATCAATCAACTGGTCGTTATTTATTGGCTTGGAACGGTGTCGATAAAAAAGGCCAAGTAATTGTTGATTGCTTTATGAATCTGCCGTTACTTTACTGGGCAAGTGAGACATTTAATAAACCAGAATTTGCGGAAATTGCAACCAATCATGCCTATACCGCTACTAAAGCATTGGTGAGAGCAGATGGTTCGGTCAATCATATTGCAGTTTTCGAACCACAAACGGGTGAGTTATTAAAAACCCTTGGTGGGCAAGGATATGGTGAAGGTTCGGCTTGGTCTCGAGGGCAAGCATGGGGGATTTATGGCTTAGCGCTAGCTTATCGAAATACACACGATTCGTATTTTTTAACTCAAGCAAAGTTAGTCGCGAATGCTTTTATTGCAAACGTTGCGTTGAGCGGTTATGTATCACATATTGACTTCAGATCCCCAGAAGAACCTGTTTACTGGGACACGACAGCAACGGCGATTGCAATTTGCGGATTACTAGAATTAAGCCAGTATCTACCAACAGATCAACAGCATCTTTATCGAGCATCAGCATTGAAAATGTTCTGGGCTTTAACCGAACGCTTTTGTAATTTCAATCCAGAAGAGGATGAATTATTAACGGGCGGTTCAGCGAAGTATCATCGGGCATCAGATCGAGAAGTACCAATTATTTATGGGGATACGTTCTATATCGAAGCGCTCCTTCGATTACTCGCCTTAAATTTAACGATTTATTAA
- a CDS encoding HAD hydrolase-like protein: MMYGEYFMPYEQVIEQALRYCAHDFNYEYENADLTQMLTVQANLKVFPEVIDFLKTMKAKGIQLGIMTDASLPILKQNLAQIPVEFDYLYTSDQLNCYKPTLNFFGQVADQLMVTNEEHLHIAAGYWWDIIPCQRLNWQRIWVNRKQAQALPTTVMQHEVADLTATIDLI, from the coding sequence ATGATGTATGGCGAATATTTCATGCCTTACGAACAGGTCATCGAACAAGCCTTGCGGTATTGTGCGCATGATTTCAATTATGAGTACGAGAATGCAGATTTAACGCAAATGTTAACGGTGCAGGCTAATTTAAAAGTTTTCCCAGAAGTCATCGATTTTTTGAAAACAATGAAGGCTAAGGGGATTCAATTAGGAATTATGACGGATGCTTCGTTACCAATTCTCAAGCAGAATTTGGCGCAAATCCCAGTTGAATTTGATTATTTATACACCTCTGATCAATTAAACTGTTATAAACCAACGCTTAATTTCTTTGGCCAAGTTGCTGATCAATTAATGGTGACTAACGAGGAGCATTTGCATATTGCTGCCGGTTATTGGTGGGATATCATTCCTTGTCAGCGCCTGAATTGGCAACGGATTTGGGTTAACCGCAAGCAAGCCCAGGCTTTACCAACAACCGTAATGCAACATGAAGTGGCAGATTTAACAGCTACAATTGATTTAATTTAA
- a CDS encoding L-cysteine desulfidase family protein, with product MSLQSKHFIQALKNGVVPATGCTEPIAVAFGAATCMAQLTNREIQAIEVHVSPNVMKNALAVMVPGTGEPGLLVAAAAGAIAGDATVGLSVIEGLRATDLPTILDLAHSGKVTAKTALVPDDLYVEVTIKDLENTVTVAIAGSHTNIFSLKKDNQILIDHPRPAAHASSESKQFLQTMNFKAVWDFAMNEPLEHLRFMKEAHTLNLALAQDGFTHDYGLQLGQSINGAKRNHFGSGTENDLGNRMIAYAAAASDARMGGAQLPAMSNSGSGNQGITATIPVSVAADAVQATEEQLIRAQTLSHLTALYIHSFLPVLSAFCATDSAAMGAAAGVVYLYDGTYEDACHAIQNMAGDAAGMICDGAGCACAMKVATAVSSMYRGVNLALQGIVIPNSNGIVCPTIDETIHGIGRLGTEGLRETDPVILDIMLNK from the coding sequence ATGTCTTTACAATCAAAACATTTCATTCAAGCCCTCAAAAATGGTGTCGTGCCCGCTACCGGTTGTACTGAACCAATTGCCGTTGCCTTTGGGGCCGCAACTTGTATGGCCCAACTGACTAATCGCGAGATTCAAGCCATTGAGGTGCACGTTTCACCAAACGTGATGAAAAATGCCCTAGCGGTTATGGTCCCTGGTACTGGCGAACCTGGTTTATTAGTTGCTGCGGCCGCGGGGGCAATTGCTGGTGACGCGACGGTTGGCCTCAGCGTTATTGAAGGCCTTCGCGCTACAGACTTACCAACCATTCTAGACCTCGCTCATTCTGGTAAAGTGACTGCTAAAACAGCACTTGTCCCTGACGATTTATATGTTGAAGTGACCATTAAAGATCTTGAAAATACGGTCACCGTTGCGATTGCTGGCAGCCATACCAATATCTTTTCTTTAAAAAAAGATAACCAAATTTTAATTGACCACCCCCGTCCCGCGGCGCACGCGAGCTCTGAATCAAAACAATTTTTACAAACTATGAACTTTAAGGCTGTTTGGGATTTTGCCATGAACGAACCATTGGAACACCTTCGTTTCATGAAAGAGGCGCACACCCTTAATTTAGCGCTTGCCCAAGATGGCTTTACGCACGACTATGGTCTTCAACTCGGCCAATCAATTAATGGTGCCAAACGTAATCACTTTGGTTCTGGCACTGAAAACGATCTTGGTAATCGGATGATTGCTTACGCGGCAGCGGCTTCCGATGCGCGCATGGGTGGTGCGCAATTACCTGCGATGTCCAACTCTGGTTCCGGTAATCAAGGCATCACAGCTACCATTCCGGTCAGCGTAGCGGCAGATGCCGTTCAGGCGACTGAGGAACAGCTGATTCGGGCACAAACATTATCCCATCTCACCGCCCTATACATTCACTCATTTTTGCCCGTCTTATCCGCCTTTTGCGCGACTGATTCGGCCGCAATGGGGGCCGCGGCTGGTGTGGTTTATCTCTATGACGGAACTTACGAAGATGCTTGTCATGCGATTCAAAACATGGCTGGCGACGCGGCCGGGATGATCTGCGACGGGGCCGGCTGTGCTTGTGCCATGAAAGTCGCCACCGCCGTTTCCTCAATGTACCGCGGCGTTAACCTCGCCTTGCAAGGAATTGTTATTCCAAATAGTAACGGCATTGTCTGCCCAACAATCGATGAGACAATTCACGGCATCGGACGTTTAGGCACAGAAGGCCTTCGGGAAACAGACCCTGTGATTTTAGATATTATGTTAAATAAATAA
- a CDS encoding helix-turn-helix transcriptional regulator, translating to MPGIFNFPYLKLKSILTVSEQPQQLGANHHYQQAQTYLLLYIKSGQVILEGPSNYIINPNELLIVPTDKQVNFAASVPETIALHLIFQAESTALNDLSYHTFSIADDTLLTQISQESQEIAILRSRKPEIAHDVEIGEFFTVSCALLYADVTRLLLTLSEQTIKTRLPESVITEQPSPDRSLISTKQQLAYSKTISGTLYKNLLVNQIITYMHQNLEQTMTIDSIAQEFLVGSANLKKIFKQETGTSIMTYFKTIKMDTAKEWLAGHQKSITEIANQLGFSSSHHFSTAFKKSTGLSPTDYYKQLITIK from the coding sequence ATGCCAGGTATTTTCAATTTCCCTTATTTGAAATTAAAATCAATTTTAACCGTCAGTGAGCAACCCCAACAACTAGGCGCTAATCACCATTACCAACAAGCACAAACCTATCTTTTACTCTATATTAAAAGTGGTCAGGTTATTCTAGAGGGGCCATCAAACTATATTATTAATCCAAATGAGTTATTGATCGTCCCTACTGATAAACAAGTGAATTTTGCAGCTAGTGTGCCAGAAACTATTGCACTACATCTTATTTTCCAGGCCGAATCAACTGCTTTAAACGATCTCTCTTATCATACGTTTTCAATTGCCGACGACACATTGCTCACACAAATCAGTCAGGAGAGTCAAGAAATCGCAATATTACGGAGCCGTAAACCCGAAATTGCTCATGATGTTGAGATTGGCGAATTCTTTACTGTGTCCTGTGCACTTTTATACGCTGATGTAACCCGCCTTTTATTAACACTCAGTGAACAAACGATTAAAACTCGTCTCCCTGAATCAGTTATTACCGAGCAACCCAGCCCAGACCGATCGCTAATATCAACTAAACAACAATTAGCTTATTCCAAAACAATTTCAGGCACACTTTATAAAAATCTCCTGGTTAATCAAATCATCACCTATATGCACCAAAACCTTGAGCAAACAATGACCATTGATTCAATTGCTCAAGAGTTCTTGGTCGGTAGTGCTAACTTAAAAAAGATTTTTAAGCAAGAAACCGGCACAAGTATTATGACCTATTTTAAAACCATCAAAATGGACACCGCTAAAGAATGGCTAGCAGGCCATCAAAAAAGTATTACCGAAATTGCGAATCAACTTGGATTTAGCTCATCGCATCATTTTTCGACCGCTTTTAAAAAAAGCACTGGTCTTTCACCAACTGATTACTATAAACAGTTAATAACAATAAAATAA
- a CDS encoding aromatic amino acid transport family protein: MSNLETTTQSTPHLSRSQKHADKAGMSLTEWQAATKFDGTDWGWVFMSIGMAIGAGIVFLPVKVGLVGLWVFLVSAVIAYPAMYLFQKLFINTLAESEKCEDYPSVISSYLGKNWGFLLGVLYFLMLLIWVFVYSTAITNDSASFLHSFHVTKTVWSNNPFYGLIVICLLVAIASRAEKLLFKISSFMVCTKLIIVFVLGVVMIQHWDLRNVAAFPDLGYLIKQTIILLPFTLTSILFLQSLSPMVISFRSHNKNIEVARYKSIRAMNIAFFTLFFVVFFYAISFNLALGHDQAVEAYEKNISTLAIAAQNMNGNSIKILSFILNIFAVMTAFFGVFLGFHEACQGIAVNILHRIMPKHKINKKNLSFGILIFAILVSWSAILLNAPVLSFTSLCSPIFGMIGCLIPVYLVYRVPALNKLKGPSLYLIVFTGILLMISPFLAFI; the protein is encoded by the coding sequence GTGAGCAATTTGGAAACAACTACACAATCAACACCACATCTTTCGAGATCTCAAAAACATGCTGATAAGGCAGGCATGTCTTTAACGGAATGGCAGGCGGCCACTAAGTTTGACGGCACAGACTGGGGCTGGGTTTTTATGAGTATTGGTATGGCAATCGGTGCCGGCATTGTTTTTTTACCTGTTAAAGTCGGTTTAGTTGGCCTCTGGGTTTTCCTGGTTTCAGCTGTGATTGCTTATCCTGCTATGTATTTATTCCAAAAATTATTCATCAATACCTTAGCCGAATCTGAAAAATGCGAAGACTATCCTAGTGTTATCAGTAGTTATTTGGGTAAAAATTGGGGCTTCCTACTAGGTGTTCTCTACTTTTTAATGCTACTAATCTGGGTATTTGTTTATTCCACTGCGATTACAAATGATAGCGCTTCATTTTTACATTCCTTCCATGTTACTAAAACAGTCTGGTCAAATAACCCATTTTATGGGTTGATCGTTATTTGTTTGCTCGTCGCAATTGCTTCTCGTGCCGAAAAATTACTTTTCAAAATTTCATCCTTTATGGTTTGTACGAAACTAATCATTGTCTTTGTCCTCGGCGTTGTGATGATCCAACATTGGGATCTTAGAAATGTTGCAGCATTTCCTGATTTAGGTTACTTAATTAAACAAACAATCATCTTGCTTCCTTTCACACTCACTTCTATTTTATTCCTCCAATCCTTATCACCAATGGTTATTTCGTTTAGATCCCACAATAAAAATATTGAAGTAGCACGCTATAAATCAATTCGTGCCATGAATATTGCCTTTTTCACACTATTTTTCGTTGTCTTCTTCTATGCCATTTCATTCAATCTTGCTTTAGGTCATGACCAAGCAGTTGAAGCTTACGAGAAGAACATCTCGACACTCGCCATTGCTGCTCAGAATATGAACGGTAATTCAATTAAAATTCTCAGTTTCATTTTAAATATTTTCGCTGTTATGACGGCCTTCTTTGGTGTCTTTCTTGGATTCCATGAAGCCTGTCAGGGAATTGCCGTTAATATTTTACATCGGATTATGCCAAAGCATAAGATTAACAAAAAGAACCTTAGCTTCGGTATTTTAATCTTCGCTATCCTAGTTTCTTGGAGCGCAATCTTACTAAATGCTCCCGTTTTAAGTTTTACATCATTATGTTCACCAATTTTCGGAATGATTGGTTGTTTAATCCCCGTCTATCTTGTCTATCGTGTTCCCGCTCTCAATAAGCTCAAGGGTCCTAGCCTATATCTCATCGTTTTTACCGGTATTCTACTGATGATTTCACCGTTCTTAGCATTCATTTAA
- a CDS encoding ArsR/SmtB family transcription factor produces the protein MPNYQALQQDLTDVSQFLIALGDPKRQAIIIRLLEESDCDGLQVSELTEATGLSRPAVSHHLKVLKDAKLIDYRAEGTKNFYYLNHDTTEIVKLKQFLDKVTQIMTTHTK, from the coding sequence ATGCCAAACTATCAAGCACTACAACAGGATCTAACCGATGTCAGTCAATTTTTAATTGCCTTAGGCGATCCAAAACGCCAAGCCATTATCATCCGCTTATTAGAGGAAAGTGATTGTGACGGGCTACAAGTCAGTGAACTTACTGAAGCAACCGGCTTATCGCGACCCGCGGTTTCACACCATCTCAAAGTCCTCAAGGATGCCAAACTAATCGACTATCGCGCAGAAGGTACGAAGAACTTTTATTACCTCAATCACGATACGACCGAAATTGTAAAACTTAAACAATTTCTCGATAAAGTCACCCAAATTATGACCACCCATACAAAATAA
- a CDS encoding MFS transporter, whose amino-acid sequence MANAKNVNATKKVTPTINAKVKDEDQPKLPMAFAMAMFMSPAVWIGPVASTRSTLLPQLFSQIDSAHKVWAVGILGMVSSLTAAIANLMFGAFSDVTRSKMGKRKPYIVIGTIVTAISLVAIANVQSIMLIIGIWVITAAAENAVAAAIYAQISDRIAPRWRGTISTFYGVGGTIVPKLFAILAAQFLGDVRVGLYVMAAIAMVLMIVHILLAQEQSNLDEPKATMNKGGMIKHFSLPTKGARDYYLALFGKFFMVLGHTIITTYLLYIFTDYMSMDDHAASAAISVFSSIMLVIGLVFALVSGILADKLKRVKLPVSIATYLLGFAALFPLFTAQPWTMYVYGILAAMGTGIYNSVDGALNLDVLPSAETAGKDLGLINLGVTGAQMLGALVASMIVTEMGYQAIFLFSVIMEVIGGILISAIRSVK is encoded by the coding sequence ATGGCTAATGCTAAAAATGTAAACGCCACCAAAAAAGTGACGCCAACAATTAACGCTAAGGTAAAAGATGAAGATCAACCTAAATTACCAATGGCTTTTGCAATGGCAATGTTTATGTCACCGGCAGTCTGGATTGGTCCAGTTGCATCTACGAGAAGTACGTTGCTCCCACAACTTTTCAGCCAGATTGATTCTGCGCATAAAGTTTGGGCGGTTGGTATTTTAGGGATGGTCTCGTCGCTAACGGCAGCAATTGCGAACTTAATGTTTGGGGCATTTTCTGATGTCACGCGTTCAAAAATGGGTAAACGTAAACCTTATATTGTCATTGGAACGATTGTAACAGCAATTTCATTAGTGGCGATTGCTAATGTACAGTCGATTATGTTAATTATTGGGATTTGGGTCATCACGGCTGCTGCGGAAAATGCAGTTGCCGCCGCTATTTACGCTCAGATTTCTGATCGAATTGCACCGCGATGGCGGGGAACAATTTCAACCTTTTATGGGGTTGGTGGCACAATCGTCCCAAAACTCTTCGCAATTTTAGCGGCTCAGTTTTTAGGTGATGTACGAGTTGGGTTGTACGTGATGGCTGCCATAGCGATGGTGTTAATGATTGTGCATATCTTACTAGCACAGGAACAATCGAATCTGGATGAACCTAAAGCAACCATGAATAAGGGTGGGATGATTAAACACTTCTCATTACCAACTAAGGGTGCTCGCGATTATTACCTCGCATTATTTGGAAAATTCTTCATGGTTTTGGGACACACAATTATTACCACGTACTTGCTATATATTTTCACGGATTATATGTCGATGGATGATCATGCTGCAAGTGCTGCTATTTCTGTTTTTTCATCAATTATGTTGGTGATTGGGTTAGTATTTGCCCTCGTTTCAGGGATTCTTGCCGATAAATTAAAACGGGTTAAATTACCAGTATCAATTGCCACTTATTTATTGGGATTTGCAGCGTTATTCCCATTATTTACAGCACAACCTTGGACGATGTACGTTTACGGCATTTTAGCGGCTATGGGAACTGGGATTTATAATTCTGTTGATGGGGCGTTAAACTTGGATGTTTTACCATCTGCTGAAACAGCAGGTAAGGATTTAGGTTTAATTAACTTAGGTGTTACTGGTGCGCAGATGTTAGGTGCATTAGTTGCTTCGATGATTGTTACGGAAATGGGTTATCAAGCAATCTTTTTATTCTCAGTGATTATGGAAGTGATTGGTGGGATTTTGATTTCTGCCATTCGGAGTGTGAAATAG
- a CDS encoding DUF2264 domain-containing protein → MTRIHLETKADYLALFEQINQPLRQHYQGKSRVFFGTTGVGYGNRIAGIEGFSRILWGAGPAITQIPTDWQREIKLGILAGTDPKSPEYWGQLHNRDQRMVEMSAIALALLHENHYLWQQYTQSEQTQIATWFKQIFDYQCSDGNWQFFKILVYQVLVQLGIEVPETDYLAALAKIEDCYREDGWYQDSARGREDYYTPFAFQYYGIMYSVLVPDAPQSAIYRKRARLFAEQFIHFFDESGSNVPFGRSLTYRYAAVAFWSAMVYGNIWPEKVAVIKGIINRNLRWWLQRPIFDNSGLLTLGYGYAQLTMTEPYNSPTSPYWANKIFLLLALPANHAYWQAEEVALPVMAETQLLAVPHLLASHDRGHTVLLNAGQPGPNYHALTNEKYFKFAYSSQFGFSIPRGNQLKEEAVMDSMLGLQTVDTTMTASRGGQDKIETNQFYTRHNVTDVRQTEDYVASTWRVNQALAARTWLIPFEGWQIRVHRIEVTQTSVAYETGFAVADSPDNPGQIVTDQIGSYYSGPAGFSGIVNLAAMHLEQADATIHGFPNTNLMTAEVVALPGRQTTLTPGTHWLITAVYAHQDVTYAKQKWQQIPVVQLKNTRSQPILVVTNKAIELN, encoded by the coding sequence ATGACGAGGATTCACTTGGAAACAAAAGCAGATTATCTCGCATTATTTGAACAAATTAATCAGCCTTTACGACAGCATTATCAAGGTAAATCGCGGGTGTTTTTTGGGACAACCGGCGTTGGTTATGGTAATCGAATAGCTGGTATTGAAGGTTTCTCACGGATTCTATGGGGTGCAGGGCCAGCGATTACCCAAATACCAACTGATTGGCAACGTGAAATTAAGCTCGGTATCCTGGCAGGAACTGATCCGAAGTCACCAGAATATTGGGGGCAACTACACAATCGGGATCAAAGAATGGTCGAAATGTCAGCCATTGCCTTAGCCCTATTACATGAGAATCACTATTTATGGCAACAATATACGCAGTCTGAACAGACACAAATAGCAACTTGGTTTAAGCAAATTTTTGACTATCAATGTTCAGATGGTAATTGGCAATTTTTCAAAATACTTGTTTATCAAGTTTTAGTACAACTTGGCATTGAGGTGCCAGAAACTGATTATTTAGCAGCCTTGGCAAAGATTGAGGATTGTTATCGTGAGGATGGATGGTATCAAGACAGTGCGCGTGGTCGTGAAGACTACTACACACCGTTTGCTTTTCAATATTACGGTATTATGTATAGCGTTTTGGTACCAGATGCACCACAGAGTGCAATTTATAGGAAGCGCGCTCGGCTTTTTGCGGAACAGTTTATTCATTTCTTTGATGAATCAGGGTCTAATGTACCCTTTGGGCGGAGCTTAACTTATCGGTATGCGGCAGTCGCATTCTGGAGTGCAATGGTTTACGGGAATATTTGGCCTGAAAAAGTGGCAGTTATTAAAGGTATCATCAATCGTAATTTAAGATGGTGGCTTCAACGACCAATTTTTGATAATAGTGGTTTGCTAACTTTAGGCTATGGCTATGCGCAACTGACAATGACCGAACCTTATAATAGTCCGACATCGCCTTACTGGGCGAATAAAATCTTCTTATTGTTGGCTTTACCTGCCAATCACGCCTATTGGCAAGCTGAGGAAGTCGCATTACCAGTTATGGCAGAAACACAATTACTAGCTGTACCACATCTGCTAGCGAGTCATGATCGTGGTCATACTGTGTTATTGAATGCGGGTCAACCGGGCCCCAACTATCATGCTTTAACGAATGAAAAATATTTTAAGTTTGCTTATTCCAGTCAATTTGGATTTTCGATTCCACGAGGAAATCAGCTAAAGGAAGAAGCAGTCATGGATTCAATGTTAGGTTTACAAACAGTAGATACGACAATGACGGCAAGTCGCGGTGGACAGGATAAAATCGAAACGAATCAATTTTATACTCGGCATAATGTTACCGATGTGCGTCAAACGGAAGATTACGTTGCCTCAACTTGGCGAGTGAACCAGGCACTAGCAGCCCGAACTTGGTTAATTCCTTTTGAAGGTTGGCAAATTAGAGTTCATCGAATTGAAGTCACACAAACGAGTGTTGCTTATGAAACCGGGTTTGCTGTCGCAGATTCGCCTGATAATCCCGGACAAATAGTGACGGATCAAATAGGGAGTTATTATAGTGGACCTGCTGGCTTCAGTGGCATTGTGAACTTGGCAGCGATGCATTTAGAACAAGCTGATGCGACGATTCACGGCTTTCCTAATACCAATTTAATGACAGCAGAAGTGGTTGCCTTACCGGGTCGCCAAACAACATTAACACCGGGCACACATTGGTTAATAACGGCAGTTTATGCACATCAAGATGTAACCTATGCTAAACAAAAATGGCAACAGATACCGGTCGTTCAGTTAAAAAACACCAGATCACAGCCAATACTAGTAGTCACAAACAAAGCAATTGAACTTAATTAG
- a CDS encoding NAD-dependent epimerase/dehydratase family protein: MQTILGSSGQIGQELAKELYKNYSHDIRLVSRNPRKVNPEDQLHPANLLNFEETNQAVAGSEIVYFTAGLPMNSDMWTAQFPIMIDNVIRACQINHSKLVFFDNTYMYAKNATPQTEDSPFQPDGQKATARAEMAQTVIDAMQAGQIEAVICRAPEFYGPAKTNSITNTLLFNKIKAGQKARIPVSDQFLRTLIWTPDASRAMALIGNTPDAYGQTWHLPCADSITYKGLVELIQEITYQPISYSIIKMWQFKLASFFNQNSRELQELLPRYQADNIFVSDKFKTRFPEFKITSFEEGIREILTV; encoded by the coding sequence ATGCAAACAATTCTAGGGAGCAGCGGCCAAATCGGCCAGGAACTCGCAAAAGAACTCTACAAAAACTATAGTCACGACATCAGACTTGTGAGCCGTAACCCGCGGAAGGTTAACCCTGAAGACCAACTCCACCCAGCTAATCTGCTCAATTTTGAAGAAACCAATCAAGCAGTCGCAGGGAGCGAAATTGTTTATTTCACAGCCGGTTTACCTATGAATTCTGATATGTGGACCGCTCAATTTCCGATTATGATTGATAATGTGATTCGCGCCTGTCAGATCAATCACAGTAAATTAGTTTTCTTCGACAACACTTATATGTACGCTAAAAATGCAACACCACAAACTGAAGACAGTCCTTTCCAACCAGACGGTCAAAAGGCAACGGCTCGGGCAGAAATGGCACAAACCGTTATTGATGCTATGCAAGCGGGTCAAATAGAGGCTGTTATTTGCCGCGCCCCTGAATTTTACGGTCCCGCCAAAACCAATAGTATTACCAATACACTTCTTTTCAACAAAATCAAAGCCGGGCAAAAAGCACGTATTCCCGTTAGTGATCAATTCTTGCGCACATTAATTTGGACACCAGATGCTAGCCGCGCCATGGCTTTAATTGGCAACACCCCTGATGCTTACGGTCAAACATGGCACCTTCCTTGTGCCGATAGCATTACTTACAAGGGCTTAGTTGAACTGATTCAAGAAATCACGTACCAACCTATATCCTATTCGATTATTAAAATGTGGCAATTCAAATTAGCAAGTTTCTTCAATCAAAATAGTCGCGAACTACAAGAGCTGCTCCCCCGTTATCAAGCCGACAACATCTTCGTTTCGGATAAATTCAAAACTCGCTTCCCTGAATTTAAAATTACATCGTTTGAAGAAGGCATTCGAGAGATATTGACGGTTTAA
- a CDS encoding helix-turn-helix transcriptional regulator, which yields MVSELERYQGLVHFLGQVLGSNYEVVLHWINQDDSYYIAAIENAEISGRNLNSPITGFALDLIRNKIYQKQDAVVNYKASSDKNQQIQGSTYFIKDDQGVLLGLLCINFNAQPYLAAVDNLINLANLDSLMASVPTVASEHQQQRQVVTNEEVLHSSVEEIIYAVVAPNTLQPGIKLTQDKKIEICRKLNEKGIFKIKGALSKVAEILGTSEPSIYRYLKLINQS from the coding sequence ATGGTTAGCGAATTAGAGAGATATCAAGGATTAGTTCATTTTTTAGGTCAAGTTTTAGGTAGTAATTATGAAGTTGTTTTACACTGGATTAATCAAGATGATTCGTACTATATTGCAGCGATTGAGAATGCTGAAATTAGCGGACGTAATTTAAATTCTCCGATCACTGGTTTCGCGTTAGATCTTATTAGGAATAAAATATATCAAAAACAAGATGCTGTGGTTAATTACAAGGCTAGTAGTGATAAAAACCAGCAAATTCAAGGGTCTACTTACTTCATTAAGGATGATCAGGGTGTTTTGTTGGGATTGTTATGTATTAATTTTAATGCGCAACCATATTTAGCGGCGGTTGATAATCTTATTAATCTTGCTAATCTGGATTCGTTAATGGCATCAGTACCTACAGTGGCTAGCGAACATCAACAGCAACGCCAAGTCGTTACAAATGAAGAAGTGCTCCATTCGAGTGTTGAAGAAATCATTTATGCGGTAGTAGCACCCAATACACTGCAGCCAGGTATTAAGTTAACGCAGGATAAGAAAATTGAAATTTGTCGAAAATTAAATGAAAAAGGTATTTTTAAAATTAAAGGTGCTTTATCAAAAGTTGCTGAGATATTAGGCACCTCGGAACCAAGTATCTATCGATATTTAAAATTAATTAATCAGTCATAA